The following are encoded together in the Culex pipiens pallens isolate TS chromosome 1, TS_CPP_V2, whole genome shotgun sequence genome:
- the LOC120422029 gene encoding uncharacterized protein LOC120422029: MPLMLACISLPSRTNTNVRYHFRSDTQKSVRDSFRRVRPCTCVVRQRVYVKVWCGDQTIRSGGPLSWPRRPSGEQRRPKKKDTCRHDSLATPSEQIERRNVTPWPGQTHRSKDRIVARKRPTVTNERSPLANCHKEASSERVPQNSNKAHFKNPPPRQLLS; encoded by the exons ATGCCTCTAATGCTCGCTTGCATTTCCTTGCCATCGCGCACCAACACAAACGTGCGCTACCACTTCCGCTCGGACACACAAAAGTCAGTCCGCGACAGCTTTCGACGGGTTCGGCCGTGTACGTGTGTCGTTCGACAACGCGTGTACGTGAAAGTTTGGTGTGGTGATCAAACGATTCGCTCGGGCGGGCCGTTGTCTTGGCCGAGAAGGCCGTCCGGAGAACAGCGCCGTCCAAAAAAGAAAGA CACGTGTCGGCACGATTCGTTGGCCACCCCCAGCGAACAAATCGAGCGCAGGAACGTCACACCTTGGCCTGGACAAACGCATCGGTCAAAGGATCGGATTGTCGCACGCAAAAGACCGACAGTAACAAACGAAAG ATCACCACTCGCCAATTGCCACAAGGAGGCAAGCTCGGAACGAGTTCCACAGAACAGCAACAAAGCGCACTTTAAG AATCCACCTCCCCGACAGCTGCTGTCGTAG